The proteins below come from a single Drosophila miranda strain MSH22 chromosome Y unlocalized genomic scaffold, D.miranda_PacBio2.1 Contig_Y1_pilon, whole genome shotgun sequence genomic window:
- the LOC117190247 gene encoding inactive peptidyl-prolyl cis-trans isomerase shutdown-like: MEDNFSYCTQMLKEPLQLGKLVGSGSQFEVEQSPFGAGDDDFNVDEMEDCDNAPDVDKEELASPSTQSFEELKKLMEPINENIFKRITREGHQGRGLVPDKARVAVRYSGYWEGESSPFDSSLMSRTKFYFETGAGCDVLEGLQAAVLTMRPYEKAEFIISYKLLFHEMGCPPRIKPRSDGLFKIEVLHFTLIGDSDAFASMAAVDRDKLAIVYPKALDMHMHGKDCVKRFRYRNAVTAFERAVSSLNYCRLANDEDERKQIALLITLNQNLMICYNKLHNPKLVCITMKALRRLTENKPSCKALYQEGPRPVRLRRI, translated from the exons ATGGAAGATAATTTTTCATATTGCACTCAAATGCTCAAGGAACCACTGCAACTTGG AAAACTCGTTGGCTCTGGCTCACAATTTGAGGTAGAACAGTCGCCATTTGGGGCTGGCGATGATGATTTTAATGTCGACGAAATGGAAGATTGTGATAACGCTCCAGATGTTGATAAAGAAGAGCTCGCTTCTCCATCGACCCAATCGTTCGAGGAACTCAAAAAATTGATGGAGCCGATCAATGAGAACATTTTTAAGCGCATCACACGTGAGGGGCACCAGGGCCGAGGTCTGGTGCCAGACAAGGCACGTGTCGCTGTGCGCTATAGTGGTTATTGGGAAGGCGAGAGTTCTCCTTTTGATTCCTCATTGATGAGCCGAACTAAATTCTATTTTGAGACCGGTGCAGGTTGCGATGTGCTAGAAGGCCTCCAGGCTGCTGTACTTACCATGCGCCCATATGAAAAAGCCGAATTTATTATATCCTATAAGTTGCTATTTCACGAGATGGGCTGCCCGCCGCGCATTAAACCACGTTCAGATGGACTTTTCAAAATCGAAGTTCTTCACTTCACATTGATCGGGGACTCAGATGCCTTCGCGTCAATGGCCGCTGTGGATCGGGACAAGCTTGCAATAGTTTACCCCAAGGCATTAGACATGCACATGCATGGCAAGGACTGTGTGAAGCGCTTTCGCTACCGCAACGCCGTCACTGCCTTCGAGCGGGCCGTAAGCTCTCTAAACTATTGCCGTCTAGCCAATGATGAGGATGAGCGCAAGCAAATCGCTCTGTTGATCACTCTCAAT CAAAACTTGATGATCTGCTACAATAAATTGCATAATCCCAAACTCGTGTGCATTACGATGAAAGCCTTGCGTCGTCTCACTGAAAATAAGCCTTCCTGTAAGGCCCTCTACCAGGAAGGTCCGCGCCCTGTCCGCCTTAGGCGAATATAA